The genomic window GCAGCCGTGGTGATCGCGCAGATTGCTTCGCTCAAAGGGTGAGAGCGCTTTTGTATCATCGGAGGATGGTTAACGGCTCACCGGAACACGTTTCCCAGGGGACCAGCGAAGGACTATGATGGAATCAACAATAAATGCGCCCCGCGCAGCTGACGCTAGGGACGGCTAGATTATGCTTAAACTCCCCGGGAAGAAAAACCCGAAGCCGGGCAAACCCACAAAAGCCACGTCGGACGAACAGCGAAACACCCAGGGCGTGAGTGCCCGCGGGAATACGCTCCGAAGCGCGCTGCTCCTTGGGTTTTTAATCGTTCTGGTGCCGCTTCTTCTTGCCACCGCCTACCTCGCCCTGCTTCACGCCCCTCTGGAAAAAAGCGCGCTCATCCAGCGCGTGGCAGATAGCTATGCGTCGCAACAGGCGCGCTACATTGGCAATAGTGTTGCAGCGCTGCGATCGCGGGTGGAATCCGCCGTGGGCTCTCCCCTGGCGCTGCAGGCCATTGCGGAACAAAACCCCGCCGATATCCGCCTGGTGGAACAGGCGATGTTGGACTACTTTCCCCAGGCGGTGAGCCTTCGTCTCCTCCCCCTCAGTGACATGGGAACGGCCGATCTAGCCGGGGGTTTTCAGGGACTTCGCAATCATATCGAGGTGGACCTGGTGCGACGGGTGAGCAACAACGAGCCCGCAGAACCCGAGGCCTACCAGTTTGAGGGTCAGTGGCTTGTGTCCCTGGCACAGGTCGCAACCCATCCGCGCATAAGCTCCCGACGCGCCGTGGTTCTGCTGACCCTCGATACCAGCACCTTTGAGGCCATGCTGAACCACCCCGAGGGCATGGTGGGCGAATTCGCTCTGGAGCAAAGGGTCTACAGCGAAGGTGCGGACCGGGATATCCGCATCGCCAGCCAGGGCAGCGGGGCCGATGCGCCCGCGAGCACTGCGAAGGTAAATGACACCCCCTGGCGGGTGCTTTTTGTACCCTCGTCTGCCCTCGTGAACGAGGTCAGCAGCCATGTCAGCCCCCCCTATGGGGTGCTGGGTATTCTGATGCTGTGTTGTATCTTCGGCTTTGTCTTCGCATTGCAACGCAGCAGTAAAGCTCTCGACAGCGAATTGGAGCGCATCATCGACGGCGCCGAACATCGCACACCCCTGGATGTGCATATTCCTCAACTGGTGCCCCTGGCAAAAGATCTACGCAAGCTCACGCTCCGCCGGGCGCGCATGGGGAACACCAGCAATATCGTACCGGCGGTAGATACACACAGCGCAGCACACACAAACACGGCCATGACCGCCGTAGACGGGCCGGCTACCCAGGGTTTATCGCCACATATATTCCGGGCCTACGATATCCGCGGCGTCGCAGACACAGATCTTGATGATGAAACCGTCTATCGCATCGGTAGCGCCATCGCGACCATCGCCGGGGAGCTCGGCGAGCAGACCCTGTGTATCGGTTACGACGGTCGGGCGAGCAGCAGCCGCATTAAAGGCGTCATCGAAAAAGCCGTTTTGCAGGCGGGACGGGACGTTATCGACATCGGTCTGGTCCCCACGCCCCTGCTGTATTTTGCGACCTCGCTGCTGGAGGCCAAATCCGGTGTGATGATTACCGGTAGCCATAATCCCGCCGAATACAACGGCTTGAAGATCGTGCTCAAAGGACAGACCATCGCCGAAGGCACCATTGAAAAGATTCGCAACATCGCCCAGACCGGGCGCTTCAGCAAGGGCACGGGACACGCCATCCAACGGGACGTAGTCAGCGATTACCTGGATGAGGTCGTCAGCGATATTGCCATCGCGGTGCCCCTCAAAATCGTTGTCGATGCGGGCAACGGCGCCACGGGGCATATTGCACCGGCACTGCTGGAGGAGCTGGGCTGCGAGGTGATACCGCTATTTTGCGACGTGGACGGACGCTTTCCGAACCGCTCACCGGACACGGGTAACGAAGACAACCTAAGCGCCCTGGTCAGGGAGGTGCTCTCGAACGCAGCGGACTTCGGTGTGGCCTACGACGGCGATGGCGATCGTGTGGTCGTAGTTACGGGCAGCGGTCGGATCATTCGCAGCGACACCCTGATGATGATTTTTGCCCGGGATGTGGTCACCCGCAATCCAGGCGCAGACGTCGTGTACGACGTGAAATGCAGTCGCAACCTGGCGCAGCTGATCACCGGCCTCGGCGGGCGTCCGGTGCTGTGGAAGACCGGCCATGCGCTCATGAAAGAGAAAATGGTGGAAACCGGCGCCCTCCTGGGGGGCGAGTTTTCCGGGCACATCTTCTTTGGCGAACGCTGGTATGGCTTTGACGACGGCATGTATGCCACGGGACGCCTGGCAGAAATCCTGTCATCCCAGGATCAGAGCATTGATGACTTCATTTCCGACCTGCCTGTCGCCGTAAGCACACCGGAAATTATCATTCCCGTCCCCGATGACGAGAAGTTCGCGCTCATGCAAAAGTTTATTGAATCCGCGCGCTTCGCCGATGGAAAACCCAATGACCTGGACGGGCTGCGGGTCGATTTTCAGGATGGCTGGGGCCTCCTGCGCGCATCCAATACGGGCCCGGCGCTCACAGCGCGCTTTGAGGCGGGAGATGAGGCGGGTCTTGAGAAAATCCGCAGTCTGTTCCGCGAGCAGCTTGCCGCGGTGGCACCGGATTTGAACATTCCGTTTTAAAAGCATTACCCAAATCATTTTTGGGGCTCTCTTTAAGGAAACAACATGTCGCTGACACCGGACTCCGCCATGAACGCCGCGCGCGTTCTCACCGAAGCCCTGCCCTATATCCAACGTTTCACCGGCCGAACCATCGTGGTGAAATTCGGCGGCAATGCGATGGTCGACCCCGCGCTCCATGAGAGCTTCGCCCGGGACATTGTGCTTATGAAGCTGGTGGGGATGAACCCCGTGGTGGTCCACGGCGGCGGGCCACAGATAGGCGAGCTGTTAAAAAAACTCAGCATCGAAAGTGAGTTTATCGACGGCATGCGCGTCACCGATGCCCAGACCATGGACGTTGTGGAGATGGTCCTTGGCGGTAGTGTCAACAAGGAGATTGTCTCTTCCATTAGCAGAAATGGCGGAAAGGCCATCGGCGTATCGGGCAAGGATGGCCGGCTCATACGCGCCCAGCGCATGCACGTCACCCGTCAGTCACCGGGCATGGATGCGGCGGAAATCATTGATATTGGCCAGGTCGGCGAGGTGCGGCAGATCGACCGGGAAATCCTGGATGTCATCCTGGACAGCAATTTCATTCCCGTCATCGCCCCTGTGGGTTCTGATGACGAGGGCAATACCTACAACATCAACGCGGACCTGGTGGCGGGGAAAATTGCCCAGGTGATGCAGGCAGAGAAGCTCATGCTCCTGACCAACGTCGAAGGTCTTCTGGATGCCAATGGCGCGGTGCTCACAGGCCTGTCCACGGCGAAGGTGGACGAACTCATCGCCGATGGCACGGTACACGGCGGGATGCTGCCAAAAATAGGCTGCGCCCTTGACGCGGTGAAGTCCGGTGTAGCTTCGGCACACATCGTGGACGGACGGGTGCCCCATGCGGTGCTCCTGGAGATTTTCACCGACGAGGGCATGGGCACGAAAATCACGCCTCGCGGGGAAGATTAGCGCTTTCGTCCACCCAGTTTGACCCTCGCGTATTGCCCCCATGGTGGGCAGTCGCTAGGATGTTTGTTCCAGTCTTCTTTTGAGTTACCCATGCCGAGAAATGTCCAGCGCCGTCAGCAGATCCTCGAGGCCCTGGCGCAAATGCTGGAAGACAATCCCGGCGACCGCATCACCACGGCTCGACTGGCTGCGAAAGTAGGGGTGTCCGAAGCGGCCCTTTACCGTCACTTTCCCAGTAAAGCCAAAATGTTTGAAGAGCTGATT from Congregibacter litoralis KT71 includes these protein-coding regions:
- the argB gene encoding acetylglutamate kinase, which codes for MSLTPDSAMNAARVLTEALPYIQRFTGRTIVVKFGGNAMVDPALHESFARDIVLMKLVGMNPVVVHGGGPQIGELLKKLSIESEFIDGMRVTDAQTMDVVEMVLGGSVNKEIVSSISRNGGKAIGVSGKDGRLIRAQRMHVTRQSPGMDAAEIIDIGQVGEVRQIDREILDVILDSNFIPVIAPVGSDDEGNTYNINADLVAGKIAQVMQAEKLMLLTNVEGLLDANGAVLTGLSTAKVDELIADGTVHGGMLPKIGCALDAVKSGVASAHIVDGRVPHAVLLEIFTDEGMGTKITPRGED
- a CDS encoding phosphomannomutase/phosphoglucomutase, which encodes MLKLPGKKNPKPGKPTKATSDEQRNTQGVSARGNTLRSALLLGFLIVLVPLLLATAYLALLHAPLEKSALIQRVADSYASQQARYIGNSVAALRSRVESAVGSPLALQAIAEQNPADIRLVEQAMLDYFPQAVSLRLLPLSDMGTADLAGGFQGLRNHIEVDLVRRVSNNEPAEPEAYQFEGQWLVSLAQVATHPRISSRRAVVLLTLDTSTFEAMLNHPEGMVGEFALEQRVYSEGADRDIRIASQGSGADAPASTAKVNDTPWRVLFVPSSALVNEVSSHVSPPYGVLGILMLCCIFGFVFALQRSSKALDSELERIIDGAEHRTPLDVHIPQLVPLAKDLRKLTLRRARMGNTSNIVPAVDTHSAAHTNTAMTAVDGPATQGLSPHIFRAYDIRGVADTDLDDETVYRIGSAIATIAGELGEQTLCIGYDGRASSSRIKGVIEKAVLQAGRDVIDIGLVPTPLLYFATSLLEAKSGVMITGSHNPAEYNGLKIVLKGQTIAEGTIEKIRNIAQTGRFSKGTGHAIQRDVVSDYLDEVVSDIAIAVPLKIVVDAGNGATGHIAPALLEELGCEVIPLFCDVDGRFPNRSPDTGNEDNLSALVREVLSNAADFGVAYDGDGDRVVVVTGSGRIIRSDTLMMIFARDVVTRNPGADVVYDVKCSRNLAQLITGLGGRPVLWKTGHALMKEKMVETGALLGGEFSGHIFFGERWYGFDDGMYATGRLAEILSSQDQSIDDFISDLPVAVSTPEIIIPVPDDEKFALMQKFIESARFADGKPNDLDGLRVDFQDGWGLLRASNTGPALTARFEAGDEAGLEKIRSLFREQLAAVAPDLNIPF